One window of Streptococcus suis genomic DNA carries:
- a CDS encoding cation:proton antiporter has translation MLLSLALICIAAVTVSWLCQKGGLPKIIGFLLVGMLLGPYVGNWIDRSLLDNSADIRKIALIIILIKAGLTIKLSDFKTIGRSAVLMSFLPACAELVGCASFL, from the coding sequence ATGTTATTGTCTTTGGCCTTAATTTGTATAGCAGCGGTTACTGTTTCTTGGCTATGCCAAAAGGGTGGTCTGCCTAAAATCATTGGTTTCCTGCTTGTTGGTATGCTGCTGGGACCCTATGTTGGGAATTGGATTGATAGGAGTTTATTGGATAATTCAGCAGATATTCGTAAGATTGCCCTGATTATTATTTTGATAAAGGCAGGTTTGACCATAAAATTATCGGATTTCAAGACCATTGGTCGGTCAGCCGTGCTTATGTCCTTCCTACCAGCCTGTGCAGAGTTGGTCGGCTGCGCCTCTTTTCTTTGA
- a CDS encoding cation:proton antiporter, with protein MGSVMAAVSPAVFVPRMVDLIENKVGHQKKIPQMILAGASFDDVVVIVLFTAFLSLVQKGDFQVLSLVNIPLTILTSMLVGVLAGLAFARFLKTIRQSDSLPPIYQYLLLFSLSFLLATIEARYANRFPFSGLLAILVATMVVNRQALPVEVAGFAGFFSRLWVIGEIFLFALVGSIVDISYVAVAGLPALGLIALTLVIRSLAVWLSVSGNGFSKREKLFCVIAYLPKATVQAAIGGIPLVAGLASGQLILSVAVLGILVTALLGAIPLDRFGKELLEK; from the coding sequence ATGGGCAGTGTCATGGCAGCAGTATCTCCTGCGGTTTTTGTTCCGCGCATGGTGGACTTGATTGAAAATAAAGTTGGCCATCAGAAGAAAATTCCCCAAATGATACTGGCGGGGGCCTCATTTGACGATGTGGTGGTGATTGTCCTGTTTACGGCCTTCCTTAGCCTGGTTCAGAAGGGGGATTTCCAAGTCCTATCCCTGGTCAATATTCCACTGACTATTCTGACCAGTATGCTAGTGGGGGTCTTGGCAGGCTTAGCCTTTGCCAGGTTCTTGAAAACAATTCGCCAGTCTGACAGCCTTCCTCCTATCTACCAATACCTCTTGCTCTTTAGTTTGTCCTTCTTGTTGGCGACGATTGAGGCTCGCTATGCCAATCGGTTTCCATTCTCAGGCTTGTTGGCTATTCTGGTGGCGACCATGGTGGTTAATCGTCAGGCCTTGCCGGTTGAGGTTGCAGGGTTTGCTGGTTTCTTTAGCCGTTTGTGGGTCATTGGGGAAATTTTCCTCTTTGCCTTGGTCGGGTCCATCGTGGATATTTCCTACGTTGCAGTGGCTGGTTTGCCAGCGCTGGGCTTAATTGCTCTGACCCTGGTCATCCGCTCCCTGGCTGTCTGGCTTAGCGTCAGTGGCAATGGCTTTAGTAAGCGGGAAAAGCTGTTCTGTGTCATTGCCTATCTGCCCAAGGCAACTGTTCAGGCGGCTATCGGTGGTATTCCCCTGGTGGCCGGTCTGGCTAGTGGGCAATTGATTTTATCTGTGGCTGTCTTGGGAATTCTAGTCACCGCACTTCTAGGGGCTATCCCGCTGGACCGATTTGGCAAAGAATTACTAGAAAAATAG